GAAGCCAGTATGAGAGACTTCGGGATGCTGGAGTAACGACGGTAAAATTCAAGTGCGAGTCCGGCACCGAATGACAGACCGAGAATGTGAGGCTTTACCAGGCCGATTTCCTCGATAAATGCAGCAAGACAGTCTGCAAAGTCAGGCAAACGGAAAGTTTCCGGTGGATCTGTCGAGCGTCCACATCCTGGTGCATCCCAGGCCACCACTGTGAACTCGTCGGACAGTTCATCAAGCTGCCTGCGCCACATCCGGCTGTCACTAAGAGCCCCGTGAAGAAGAATCAGGGGCGACCCCTCTCCCTTCCTCTCGAATGCGATGTGCAACCCATTTATTTCTACCTCATCCATATATTAGCCCCATAACCAGATTTAGCATTTTTATGTATTTACTTTATGAATCATAAATAAGGCTCTTTAGATTAAGGTTCTTTAGAAAATCTGTCAAGACCAGAATAGCAGGTTAAAATTTTCGTTTTATATCGATCCTGGGAGGACATTTTAACTATTGTTTTCCCGGCTAGTAGAAATATGGAAACCTTCCTGTATTTGTCCAGTTTCTACATAATAAAGGTATTACCTTCCACGCAGTATATGTCCAGTTTATCCGGTTTTACCTCAGTTACTTTTTAATGCCAATAAAAACTTTTATAAAATAACTTATCAAGGATAAAGAAGGATCCCTTAACCATACCTTTTAATAGCCCCACTGCAGTAATTATGCAGAATTATACACTGTAAATCATATTCAGGTGACTTTTCCAATGTATTCAGACCGCATAAACGCATTACCCCCATACCTTTTTGCAGCTATCGATGAAGCAAGAGACGAATTAATTGCTAAGGGAGTGGACGTAATAGACCTTGGCGTGGGAGATCCCGACCTACCGACACACCCGCATATTGTTGAAGCCATGCAGAAGGCTGTCTGCGACCCCGGGACGCACCAGTACCCTTCTTATGCCGGGATGCCCGAATTCAGGAAGGCTGCGGCTGAATGGTGCAGGAAATATAAAGGAATTGAGATCGACCCCGCAACTGAAGTCCTTTCCCTGATAGGGTCAAAAGAAGCTGTGGCTCACATCCCGCTGGCTTTCGTCAATCCCGGAGATGTTGTGCTCTATACTGAGCCAGGGTATCCCGTATATAAGATCGGGACTCTTTTTGCAGGTGGAGAACCGTATCCTCTGCCCCTCAAGGCTGAAAATAGTTTCCTGCCTGACCTGGACTCAATCCCTGAAGATGTTCTGAAGAAATCCAGACTCTTCTTCTTTAATTACCCGAATAACCCAACTGCAGCAACTGCTGATATGGCGTTCTTTGAGAAAGTAGTAAAGTTCTGTAAAAAGCATGACATCATTGCCGTCCATGACAACGCGTACTGCCAGATGGCTTACGACGGCTACGAAGCACCTTCTTTCCTTGCAGCAGAAGGGGCTATGGACATCGGCATGGAACTCTATTCCCACTCGAAAACCTATAATATGACAGGCTGGAGACTAGGTTTTGCGGTAGGAAATAAAGACCTGATAAAAGGGCTCGGGAAAGTCAAATCCAATGTGGACTCAGGCGTCTTTGATGCAATCCAGATCGCAGGCATCGCAGCCCTCTCATCCCCCCAGGACTGCGTTAATGAAACAAACAAAATCTACGAAGAAAGGCGGAATGCTCTTATAGAGGGGCTAACTGCCATGGGCCTTGAAGTAAAGCCCCCTAAAGCCACATTTTATATCTGGGCTCCGGTCCCGAAAGGCTTCACTTCGATCAGTTTTGCAAAACTCCTGCTCGAAGAAGCCGGAATTGTAGCTACTCCGGGAGTGGGCTTTGGAGATGCCGGCGAAGGCTATATCAGGTTTGCACTCACAAAGCCGGTTGAAAGGATCAAAGAAGCTGTGGAAAGGATGAAAAAGCTACAGCTCTAACTTACATTTTGATCCAGACAATAATTGAACCGGGATCAAAGTGAATCAAAAATCATATGAGAAAAAAATCAGTCCGGCGGCACGATTGAAAAAGCCGCCAAAACCTTTTTTTCAAATTTTTCATCCGTGCCTTCTGCATTCGTTATTAAGAACATTAAAAAGAGGTTCTGTATTTAAGTTCAATATTCTGGTCCAGTACTTTAAGTCATTTCAAAAAACTAAGTCATTTCAGAAAAGCATTTCTTTTTTAAGCAATAAATTCCATGTAGACCAGCATGCCAGAGCCCGCAAGAAAACCTGTTAAAGAACCCGAAGAACCTGCCGGAACCCCGATAAAAGAACATTTCCAGCTCAAAGAAACCATAGTTACTATCGCAGCCTGCGACCGGAAATATATAGAAGCCGCAAAAGAAGCAATCCGCACCCACAGGGCGGTTCTTGAGACTTATATCCTTTCAGACCCCTATTTTCAGATCACACTCGAACCCTATGAATGCCCGAAAAATGCCCCTGAGGTCGTAAGGAGGATGATAAAAGCAGGAAACACGATAGGAATAGGGCCGATGAGTGCAGTTGCGGGCACTATCTCTGCCCTGGCAGTGGAAGCTATGGTAAAAGCCGGAGCAAAATATGCTATAGTAGACAACGGAGGAGATATCGCACTTATAAACGACAGGCCTGTTGTGGTCGGGATCTATTCGGGGCAGTCCCCTATCAGGAACCTGGGGCTTGTATTCGAACCGCGTGACTCTATAACGGGTGTTTGCACCTCTGCAGGCACAGTAGGACCTTCAATCAGCTTCGGGATGGCAGATGCAGCTGCTGTGTTTTCTGACGATGTTTCTCTTGCAGATGCGGCTGCAACAGCACTCGGGAACGAAGTGGGGACAGGAAAAGAGGCAGTAGAGATATCATTCAGGGCTATCAGGGGGATTCCGGGAATAAAAGGCGCGCTTGTGATCCAGGGGGAGTACATAGGCATGTGGGGAGACCTGCCAGAGATTACAAGGGCAGATGTCAGGTACGAATACATTACCAAGGCATAAAGTTCCCTGAAGCTTTCAGATGCATTTTTAAGATGTATTTTCCAGATGTATTTTCCAGATGTTTTTTTAAGATGGATTTCCAGATGTTTTTTAGATGTATTTTCTAGATATATTCCAGATATACTTTATATTTACAGGATTTTTTACGTGTTTAATAAAATGACTTTCATCTTACATTATAACAGTAAGGGGCGCAAATATTAATATATTATTGACATTATTTATGATAAAAACATTTAATTGGCGGCAGGTTAATTCTGTTTTTAAAAAGAATAACGGCATATTCCGTATAATTAGACAGCAGTTTCAGAAAAATTCCCCTGACTCATAAACGGTTCTTAAAAATAAGGTAACCAGTACAGTATTAAACACACCAGAAAACACACCAGAAAGCAATCAGTTATAAATGTTCAAAGCTGAAGTTTTTCAAACCATAGTTTTCAAATCATAGTTTTCAAATCATAGTTTTCAAATCATAGTTTTCAAAGTTAGATTTAAAAGCTGGGGATCCTGAATGAAGAAAAAGTTAAGAGAGCCTGGTGCCGAGACTACAGGAAATGAACGGGTGGAAGATCTTCTGAACCAGGCTGAACAATACATCAGGCTCGAGAACATTTCCTCACCTTCCCGGAAGATAAAAGAAAAAGGACTTGCTGAGATTACTGATGTTCAGGCGGTCCAGTCCCTCATGGAGGACTTTTATAAGCTTGCCCGCATCCCTATGTGCCTGGAAGACCTTGAAGGCAATATTCTGGTGGGCGTCGGCTGGCAGGATATCTGCATCAGGTACCACAGGGCAGATCCTGAGACCTGCAAACGCTGTATCGAAAATAGTGCGAAGTTGGCAGAAGGTATTGCGCCTGGAGAGTTTAAGCTGTGCAGGTGCAGAAACAGTATGTGGAAGATGGTAACCCCAATTATCGTCAGCGATCAGCATGTAGGCAATATTTTTTCAGGGCACTTCTTTTTTGATGATGAACCTCTGGATTATGAGTTTTTCCGAGCCAGGGCAGGAAAATATGGCTTTAATGAAAAGGAATACATAGAGGCTCTTGAAAAAGTCCCGAGGTTGAGCAGGGAAGCTGTAAACACAGGAATGTCCTTCTTCATGAAATTTGCCAGCATGGTCTTACAGGTAAGTTACAGCAATTTCAGGTTATATCAGGCTCTGGAAGAACGCAACGTACTGATGAATTCGCTGCGTGAGAGTGAGGAAAAATGCCGCAGTTTTTTAGAGGCAGCAAATGAAGGGATATGGATAATTAACGCTGAAGATAAGACCATTTATGTAAATAAAAAAATGTCCGGGATGCTGGGATATACTCAGCAAGAGATGATAGGCAGACCCGGGTGGGACTTCATAGATGAAAAAGACAGGTGTGTTTCCGAAAAGATCAGGGAAAAAAAGCATCAGGATATAGATGAAAGCCATGAATTCAAATTTATATGTAAAGATGGCTCTCCCTTATGGGCACTTGTTAATACCAAATCCTTTTTTGACAGGGACGGAAATTTTGCAGGCTGTATCTGGATGTTCACAGATATCACAGACCGTAAACAGGCTGAAGAAGCCCTTATCAGGAGAGAAAATGAGTTCCGTACACTGGCTGAAAATTCTCCTGATATAATTGCCCGATATGACAGACAAAAACGCTACATTTACGTTAACCCTGCTGCTGCAGAGCCTTCAGGTTACTCTCCGGAAGAAATCATGGGGAAAAACAGTATTGAACTGGGAATAGATCCTGAAACAACAAAGTTCTGGGAAGAGAGTATTGAAAACGTTTTCATAACAGGAAAACCCGAAACAATTGAATTCAATTACATGTCCCCTGAAGGAAAAGATTACTATTTTAATACACAGCTGGTTCCTGAATTTATTGATGAGAAAGTAAACTCTGTCCTTGCCATTTCCCGTGATATAACAGATAAAAAAATAGCAGAAGCTAAATTGAAAGAAACACTTGAGAATCTGGAAAGATTGGTAAGAAAAAGAACCGCAGAACTGGAAAAAGCCTATTATTCATTAAAAGAAAGCGAAAAAGGCCTTGCTGAAGCCCAGGAAATGGCCCATATAGGGAACTGGGAATGGGATATTGCAGCTAATAAAACATACTGGTCTGAAGAAATGTACCATATTTTCGGACGGGATACTAACAGGCCAGCTCCGGTTTACACTGAACACCTGAATTATATACATCCCGATGACAGGGACTATTTTGACTCCTCCACAAGGAAAGCTGGAAGTGAAAAAACTTCCAGTATTGAGTACAGGATTGTGCTGGACAGCGGGGAGGAACGTACAGTACACATGCGGGCTCAGGCAGTTTTTAATGAGGAAAATATCCCCATTAAAGTAAAAGGAACGGTTCAGGATATCACTGAGCGTAAAAAAGCCGAACAGACACTTGTAAACCTTGAGATAGCCCGTAAGAAGGAAATCCACCACAGGATAAAGAATAACCTCCAGGTCATATCATCTCTTCTGGATCTCCAGGCTGAAAATTTCAGCAGCAAGACATGCATTAAAAACTCCGATGTTCTTAATGCTTTCAGGGAAAGCCAGGACAGAATAATGTCTATTGCCCTGATTCACGAAGAACTCCATGAAGGCGGAGGAAATAACGCACTGTATTTTTCTCCTTATCTTGAAAAACTCGTTGAGAATCTTTTCCAGACATACAGCCTTGGAAATGCCAGCATCAGTTTATATACGGATCTTGAAGAGGATATATTTTTTGACATGGATACGGCTGTTCCTTTAGGGATAATTGTCAATGAACTTGTTTCCAACTCTTTAAAACACGCATTTAAAGGTAGAAGCGAAGGGGAAATTCAGATCAAACTATTTAAAGAAGGGAGTGGCGGAGAAGAAAAAACCGAAAGCGGAATGGAAAAGAATAAGAAAAGACCTGCTGGAAAGGATACAGGCACTGCAGATACAGGTTATGTACTGGTTGTCTCGGATGACGGGGCTGGAATTCCTGAAACAATAAATCTGGAAAACTCGGATTCTCTTGGTTTGCAGCTTGTAAACATCCTGGTAGACCAGCTTGAAGGGGAAATCGAGCTAAAGAGAGATAACGGTACTGAATTCATGATAAAAATCAATGTACGGCAAGGTTCTTTAAAGTCCCAGGCTGAGGAAAAAAACTCACAAAACTGAGGATTTGTGATTTAAAATTAAAATAGATAAAATTAAAACTGCAAATCCCTATTTTTATATCCTGTTTTTAAATATACTTCGAATTCCGGCATATCAGGGCTGTTTCAATGATCCCCTGTTTACGTGAATCTTTATATTAAGGGGGAGTTATATAATTGAATATATTTAATTTATATCGCTTCAAGCCAGAATTAGATTTCATTGAGGCAGATGTTTGAAAGTGATCCGGCGGTTTCTCTTTTGAGCCAGTTTCTGGGACTGGAGCTGGGGATTGCTGCCGGAAACCGGAAGAAAGAATATTCCAAAAACTAAAAAAGATACTATGGGAGGAAATAATCTATGTTAGGGGGCTATGCGGGAAAAATTCTAGATGTTGACCTTGAAACAGGAGAGCTTAAGGACAAAATGCCGGATGAAGAGATACTGAGGAGGTATATTGGAGGGAAAGGTCTCGGACTGAAACTCATATACGATGAGTTCAGGGATGATATGCAGCCCTTTGACCCGGATAACCTCCTTGTATTCTCAACAGGCCCTGCCACAGGAGCAAGAGTGCCAACCAGCGGGCGTTTCCATGTGCTTACGAGTAAATCTCCGCTTACAGGGGCAGTCGGGAGCGGGAACTCAGGAGGGAAATGGGGACCTTACCTGAAGTTTGCAGGTTATGACGCAATAGTTATAAGAGGCATTTCTGAGAAACCTGTTTACCTGACCATTATAGATGGGAAGGCTGAACTTGTCGAAGCTCCTGAAATCTGGGGCATGACCGTACCTGCTGTTACGGAAGAACTGCTAAACAGGGCAGGGACAGACCCGAAGAAAACTTCCATTGCGTGTATAGGGCCAGCTGGCGAGAACCTGAGCCTCATATCCTGTATTATGAACGACGAATACAGGGCAGCAGGCAGGACAGGTTCAGGGGCTGTTATGGGCAGCAAGAAATTAAAAGCCATTGTTGTTTCCGGAAACCAGAGGCAGAAATCCGCAAATCCGGAAATGCTTGCTGAAAAAGTTGCCGAATCCATGAGCCTCATCAGGGAAAACCCGGTAACAGGGCCAAAAGGAGGCCTGCATGTTTACGGGACTGCGGTCCTTGTGAACATAGTGAATGCACACGGAGCCTATTCCTCAAGAAACTTCCAGCAGAGCTATTTCCCTGAAGCCGATGAACAGAGCGGAGAAAAACTCGCTGAAAGTTATCTTACAGGGACTACAGGCTGCTGGGGCTGCCCGATTGTCTGCGGAAGAAAGTCCTTTGTTCCTGACGGCCCTTTCAGTGTAAAGTATACTGAAGGTCCTGAGTATGAGACAATTTTTGCTCTGGGCTCCAACTGCGGAGTAAAAGAGCTCGATGCTGTCATAAAAGCCAACCACTTCTGCAACGAGTTCGGGATAGATACGATTTCCATGGGAGGGACTATAGCCTGTGCCATGGAACTTGTAGAGAAAGGAAAAATTCCCGAAGAAAAATTACTGGGTTTTAACCTGAGGTTCGGGGACCCCGGAGCAATGGTTGAGTGCGTCTGGAGGGCAGCGTATAAAGCAGGTTTTGGGGCTGACCTTGCGCTTGGCTCGAGAAAGCTTGCGGAAAAGTATCAGGCTCCGGAATACGCAATAAACGTCAAAGGCATGGAACTTCCTGCCTATGACCCCCGTCCGATCCAGGGGATAGGGCTTGAATATGCAACCTCAAATCGCGGAGGAGACCACGTTTACGGCTATACCATTCCATCCGAACTCCTCGGGATTCCTGAGAAGCGTGACCCTTATTCAACGGAAGGAAAGCCGGAGTGGACCATTTTTATGCAGGATCTTGGTTCGGTGATCAACTCAAGTGTTATCTGCCTCTTTACCAGTTTTGCCCTCGGGCTTCCCCAGTATGCAGGGATGCTCCAGGCTATCACGGGCATGGAACTTGATCCCGAAAAACTGCTTAAGATAGGGGAGAGGATTACGAACCTTGAGCGCCATATGAACAACAGGTACGGCTTTAACAGCGTTCAGGACGCTCTCCCAAAGCGCCTTACAGCAGAACCCACCCCCGCCGGACCTTCCAGGGGACAGGTCTCTCATGTGCCTGAAATGATTGATAAATATTACGAACTCAGAGGCTGGATTGATGGAGTGCCCACGGAAGAAAAGTTAAAAGAACTCGGGATTGCCTGATGGGAAACAACGGGAAAATGAAAATAAATGTGAAATTTCTTGCCTCTATCCGCGAGATAGCCGGGGCTCACGAGATGCAGTTTGAACTGAATTCAGGGTATACTGTAAAAGACCTCCTTGAATTTCTGGAACTTCGTTTTGGAGCGGAGTTTAAAGAAGCGGCGGGAAAACCCTTCGAGGACGAGAATCCCAGGTTAAGATTCCTTGTTAACGGAAGAGATATTGATTATCTCCGGGGACCCGGAACAGAATTGAAGGAAGGAGACCTTGTCGTCCTCATCCCTCCGGTTGGAGGAGGTTAAGTGAGAGAAGGTTAAGTGAGAGAAGGTTAAGTGAGAGAAGGTTAAGTGAGAGAAGGTTAAGTGAGAGAAGGTTAAGTGAGAGAAGGTTAAGTGAGAGATATAGAAAAAAGTAAATAAAAATGCTTGAATTAAGAAAGGACAAAACAGTCAGGGAAAAGTGGTGGAAATTTGAAAGCTCTGATAATTATGGACATGACAAATGACTTCGTATTCGAGAAATATGAACATGAAGGAAAAGAATACGAAGGCAGGCTTGTAGCCCCGCTGGGGAAGACGATAGTCGAGCCTATTGAAGCCCTGGTGAAAAAAGTGGTTAACAGCGGTACAGTCTCTCTTTTCAGGATTTCCAAAGACCACTACGACGCTTTTACAAACCCCGAACTTGAACTGAAGGTGGCAGAGCTTGGAATTGACGAAGTGTTCATGACAGGGCTTGTCGATGAGGTCTGCATCTACCATAACACTCTCGGATTTCTCGAAAGAGGATTTCGGACAAATGTCGTTAGAGGCTGTACCGCCCCTTTTGACCCGGAAAAGGGAAGAGAATCTCTGGGGGAACTCGATGCCTGTGGCACGAAGATGGTCGATGATATCCCTTCTGACATAGGTGTGATTCTCCTTCTCGAAGACGAACACGATGAGAACTCAGAAGAAATAAAATCCGGAAGCTGGCCTCCCCATAGTATGAAAGGAACTCCAGGAGCCCTTACAATAAAACCTATAAGAGAGGCGCTTGAGAGCAGAAAATAAGAATGAAAAAATGAAATAAAAAGAAAAGAGGAAAGAGGAACGAAAATAGGGACAGAAAAAATCCGAATAATGTCTTTATTTTTTCTGTTTCAAGCCCTTTTTCTATTTTTTTCTTTTCTCTTCTTTTCTCTTCTTTTTTCTTAGCCATCCCTTCCTTTCATATTGCAGGTCGATCTCAGGCTTAATTCAATACCCTTTCTTCAAAATTCAATACAGGCTCGGTCGCTTCAAGCCTGTTTATATTCGGCTCTTCAGCAAGCTGAGGTTTTTTTTCAGTTTCGGATTTAATATGAAGCACCCTCTGCGGGTAGGGGATTTCTATCCCGTTTTCTTCAAGGGTTTTTTTGATATTCCACAGGAGCCTGGTCTTCAGCCCGAACCATTCACTTACGGGTGCCCAGATTCTCACCACGATATTGACCGAGCTGTCTCCCAGCTCGTTTACAAAAACCGATGGAGAAGGGCTCAGAAGGGCAAAGGGCTCCTTATCTATGAGATCCTTGATCAGCCATATTGCAGCACCGGCATCATCACTGTAGCGGATCCTGATCGTATATTCAAACCTTCTTACAGGGTGCCCCACAATATTCGTAATATTTGTAGTGAACACCTGCTGATTTGGGATTCGAACAAGAAGGCCGTCATATGTCCTTATCAGGGTTGAGATTATGCGTATATCCGTGACATAGCCGGCTATCCCGTTAACATCCACCTGGTCTCCTATTTTTATGGGCCTTTCAAACATAAGAAAACAGCCTGAAACCAGGTTTCCGACAATGTTCTGACTTGCAAAACCAAGCACTATACCCGCAACTCCTCCTGCAAGCAGGAGACCTGAGGGATCAATCCCTATCAAAGGCAGTATCGAGATAAAAATAACAACAAGAGAACCGTAATAAAGAAGTTTGAGTATGGGCTCGCCCACATCCTTGCTGACGTGGTCCTTAAGAGTCCTTCGCAGGTAAATTATAATAACCCTGAGAAAGATTATCGAAAATGTAAGGACGATTACAAATTTTATAAGATCTCCGGGAGTAACCTGACTTTTTGAGGTTGTGTACAGCACATTGTCAAGGAGGTTGAGATCAGGAAGAATCGCAGGGAGATTAATATCAGGAAGAATCAAAATCCCCACCCCATATAAAACTTAAGAGGCACAAAGCCGAGCTTCCTGAGGCTGTAAACTCCGAAAGCCTCTTTCCTGATTTTCTGGTCTTTCACAAGATAACCTTTCATCTCTCCGTTAACGGGCTGCATATCGAAACCTGTTTCAGCCGTGTTCCTGTTGAGGATTTCCATACGGGCTTTCATGAAGACGTCCCCGTCATAGTATAGTTTCATCCCGTATGCACTGAAAACCGCTTTTGAAATTGAAGCCCATTCAGAAGAAGCATTCCTCAGGGTAAGCTCCATAACCCCTTCCTGAAGAGGATTCAGGTCAGGGGAGACCGAGTATAATCTGCTTTTCCAGTGTTTGCAGACAACTCCATTGGACACTTCCCCGTAAAGGGTAAATTTCTGTCTTGACAGGCTGAGAACATCTATAAGTTGAGGGTTCTTATCACCGATGTCGGAGATAAAAACACCTATTTCAACCGGAAAAGTCAAAAATATCTGCCTTTTCTCCCCGCCTGCAAGAAGCACTGTTTTTTCAAATTCGATCAGCAGATTCGGAGTAATTTCTTTAGGTGTATTCAGAGGCTCTACAGGATTTATAATAATGCGCTTCCGGTCTCCAAGAACGAGCTTTTCCACTTCATCTTTTCCAGAAGTCCTCCTGTATACCCATCTATCTCCAGTTTTATCTAAAGAAATGGAAATTCCGTCCTTTTCTACGGAAAAAGGGGGGTCGTAGTAACCGTACATGTTATTCAACTATTCCAGCAAGAAACACATTTCAATAATTTTTAATAATATTACATCCAAACTATTATAAAAAAATTACTTCAAATAAATATATAGGTTTGTAGAAAAAGATGCTTAATAGTAATCAATCACCTGGAATTCCCGGAGAAACCCATTCCCGCCTCTTTTGCTGTACCGTGAATTCCTGCCCACCATTTCAGAAAAAATAACACCTGACAACCAGCTTCAGGATTAACATCATAAATACCGCAAAATCTAACTCGCCAGCAATCTACAATAATATATTTAAACAGTTCTTTGAGATCAGTTCAAGTTATAACTTATAAAGCAGCCCTCCGGAAAACCAATTCAAAAGAGAACTATAAAGCAGTCCTCCAAAAATCAATTCAAAAGAGAACTATAAAGCAATCCACCTGAGAAATCCAGTGAAATAATCAAAAATCAGTCCTCTTGAGCGAGCAAAGAGAGCGAAAAGGACCCCGTCCTCCCGAGACGGGACTCGGGCGAGAAGGGACTCGGGCGAGAAGGGACTCGGACGAGACGGAAATCGGACTGACGTAGTTTGGAAAAGACGTAATTTGGAAAAGACGTAGTTTGAAAAAGACGTAGTTTGGAAAAGACGTAGTTTGGAAAAGACGCAATGCGGACATGGTGCAGTCCGGATAAGATGCAGTTAGAGTAAGGCGAAATTCGGGCTTTATACCCACCTTCTTTTCTTAAAGTAGAGAAACATGCTTATCCCAAGTATCGTCATCGCAAACATTACTGCAGGGTAACCCCATCGCCATTTGAGTTCGGGCATGTATTCGAAGTTCATGCCATATACTCCTGCAATAAAAGTAAGAGGGATAAAGATCGTGGCGATTATCGTCAGGACTTTCATAATGTCATTCATTCTATGGCTCAGGCTCGAGAGGTAGACATCTACCATTGAAGACAGGATATCCCTGAAGGCTTCTATGGAATCAATAACCTGAATTGTGTGGTCGTATACATCCCGAAGGTAAATCTGCGTACTCTCCTTTATAAGCTGGGACTCCGTCCTCTGAAGGCTATTTATTAACTCCCTGAGAGGCCAGACTGACCTGCGGAGTGTGATCATATCTCTCTTATACTTCTGGATCGCTTTCAGGGTTTCAGGCATGGGGTCAACTATAAGCTGTTCTTCGAGGTCCTCTATTTCTTCCCCGAAATGTTCAAGGATCAAAAAATAGTTATCAACCACAGCATCTATAAGGCTGTATGCAAGAAGGTCCACTCCGTTCTTTCTCAGGCGCGAGGCAGAGTTTTTTAACCTGTCGCGGATGGGGTTAAAAGCGTCTCCTTCCCTTTCCTGAAAAGAAAGAATGTAGTTGGTGCCAAAGATAATGCTTACCTGGTCAATAAGAATCTCTTCTCTTTCTTCATCGAGGAGCATCATTTTAAGAACAGCATAAATATAAGAATCGTAATCCTCCATTTTTGGGCGCTGTCCGGTGTTCAATACATCCTCAAGAGTGAGAGGGTGAACCCCAAAGTAACCTCCCAGTTTTTCTATAATTCCTATCTGGTCCAGCCCATCTACGTTTATCCACAGGTTCATGCCGGGCTGACCTTTAAGTTCCTGACACTCATCTACGGTTTGAAGCTCCTTTTCGATAAGTTTTTCACTGTTGTATAACCAGGCTTTAATAACGGTTTTTTCTGCCTTTTTTTCCCCGACATGGACGAGAGTTCCGGGGGCGAGACCGACATTTGATTGTTTTCTTCCGGGAGTACTCGGTTTCAAGGCTCTGCCTCACTTTGAAATAAAATTAGATACTTCAGTAATAGAGTTTTATTGATTTAAGCCTGTGCATAACCTTAGACAGATAAAAAGCGATATTTGGAGACATTTGACAATATTAACTATAACCCGATTTTTAATATATAAATGAGTTTTTAAGATCTTATAGATAAATATATCTATTATCCATTAAATAGAATATAACGGGAAATGTAAAAATTGATCTTACAAAAACAGGGGAATTTGGAAAGATCATAGCTTCAAAACCAGATCGAGGGGTAGTTGTATGGTTCAAACGGAAGTAACAAGTAGTTTATACAATATGCTGGATCAGTTTATAGCCTTTATTCCGACATTGGTAGCAATAATTCTTCTTATTATAATTGGGACAATATTGGGGAAAGCTCTTGGAAGGATAGGAGCGACGGTGCTGGACAAAATAGGACTTGATGACCTTGTCGACAGGACAATAGTAGGTGGCATGCTAAGAAGAGGGCAGATGAGTACTGTTGGCTTTTTTGATGCAGTCATCCGATGGTTTGTCTACATAGTTTTCGCCATAATCATCCTGGACCTTCTGAATATTGAAGTAGTCAACAACTTTGTAGACCTCATAATATACTATGTCCCGCTTGTGATCTCTGCTCTCATTGTCCTTCTTATAGGGCTGTTGATTGTGGATTTCATCTGTGATCTGCT
This window of the Methanosarcina mazei S-6 genome carries:
- a CDS encoding cysteine hydrolase family protein, which encodes MKALIIMDMTNDFVFEKYEHEGKEYEGRLVAPLGKTIVEPIEALVKKVVNSGTVSLFRISKDHYDAFTNPELELKVAELGIDEVFMTGLVDEVCIYHNTLGFLERGFRTNVVRGCTAPFDPEKGRESLGELDACGTKMVDDIPSDIGVILLLEDEHDENSEEIKSGSWPPHSMKGTPGALTIKPIREALESRK
- a CDS encoding mechanosensitive ion channel family protein, with the translated sequence MILPDINLPAILPDLNLLDNVLYTTSKSQVTPGDLIKFVIVLTFSIIFLRVIIIYLRRTLKDHVSKDVGEPILKLLYYGSLVVIFISILPLIGIDPSGLLLAGGVAGIVLGFASQNIVGNLVSGCFLMFERPIKIGDQVDVNGIAGYVTDIRIISTLIRTYDGLLVRIPNQQVFTTNITNIVGHPVRRFEYTIRIRYSDDAGAAIWLIKDLIDKEPFALLSPSPSVFVNELGDSSVNIVVRIWAPVSEWFGLKTRLLWNIKKTLEENGIEIPYPQRVLHIKSETEKKPQLAEEPNINRLEATEPVLNFEERVLN
- a CDS encoding DUF432 domain-containing protein; the protein is MYGYYDPPFSVEKDGISISLDKTGDRWVYRRTSGKDEVEKLVLGDRKRIIINPVEPLNTPKEITPNLLIEFEKTVLLAGGEKRQIFLTFPVEIGVFISDIGDKNPQLIDVLSLSRQKFTLYGEVSNGVVCKHWKSRLYSVSPDLNPLQEGVMELTLRNASSEWASISKAVFSAYGMKLYYDGDVFMKARMEILNRNTAETGFDMQPVNGEMKGYLVKDQKIRKEAFGVYSLRKLGFVPLKFYMGWGF
- the corA gene encoding magnesium/cobalt transporter CorA; its protein translation is MKPSTPGRKQSNVGLAPGTLVHVGEKKAEKTVIKAWLYNSEKLIEKELQTVDECQELKGQPGMNLWINVDGLDQIGIIEKLGGYFGVHPLTLEDVLNTGQRPKMEDYDSYIYAVLKMMLLDEEREEILIDQVSIIFGTNYILSFQEREGDAFNPIRDRLKNSASRLRKNGVDLLAYSLIDAVVDNYFLILEHFGEEIEDLEEQLIVDPMPETLKAIQKYKRDMITLRRSVWPLRELINSLQRTESQLIKESTQIYLRDVYDHTIQVIDSIEAFRDILSSMVDVYLSSLSHRMNDIMKVLTIIATIFIPLTFIAGVYGMNFEYMPELKWRWGYPAVMFAMTILGISMFLYFKKRRWV